A window of the Vigna angularis cultivar LongXiaoDou No.4 chromosome 3, ASM1680809v1, whole genome shotgun sequence genome harbors these coding sequences:
- the LOC108325183 gene encoding uncharacterized protein LOC108325183: MVFTCSGEGESMAMGPERSKPLHNFMLPCLKWGSQRHLRCTKLASDSSTDTGDRRSPAPREFDPPPPVNADSRLRLKRPRFLGDEGIDAVREKLMLDLKTEADRMKDAILGKEVAEDNDVIIEDAPPVTVAVEEEAQPSATGVRTWNLRTRRAPVTVRIDERKAGVGTSFSPLRSVPGAGKSPKLRGSPEKEERPLKFSLTLTKKEIEEDFMNLVGHRPPRRPKKRPRNAQKQLDTLFPGQWLSEVSADCYKVPDEAETGKR; encoded by the exons ATGGTGTTTACGTGTTCTGGGGAAGGAGAGAGCATGGCCATGGGACCCGAGAGATCGAAACCTCTTCACAATTTCATGTTGCCCTGTTTGAAGTGGGGGAGTCAGCGCCACCTCCGCTGCACCAAACTCGCCTCTGACTCCTCCACTGACACCGGAGATCGCCGATCTCCGGCGCCGCGGGAATTCGACCCCCCACCGCCGGTAAATGCTGACTCGCGACTGCGTCTCAAGCGGCCGCGATTCCTCGGCGACGAGGGGATCGACGCCGTCAGGGAGAAGCTCATGCTCGATCTCAAAACCGAGGCCGATAGGATGAAGGACGCGATTCTCGGCAAGGAGGTCGCCGAGGACAATGATGTTATCATCGAGGACGCGCCGCCCGTGACGGTGGCGGTTGAAGAGGAGGCGCAGCCGTCGGCCACCGGAGTAAGGACGTGGAATCTGCGGACGCGGCGGGCTCCCGTGACGGTCAGGATTGACGAGAGGAAGGCCGGGGTCGGGACGTCGTTTTCGCCGTTGAGGAGTGTCCCCGGCGCCGGAAAGTCGCCGAAATTAAGAGGGTCGCCGGAGAAAGAGGAGCGACCACTGAAGTTTTCTCTGACGCTGACGAAGAAGGAGATTGAGGAGGATTTCATGAATTTGGTGGGCCACCGGCCTCCCCGCCGGCCCAAGAAGCGACCCAGAAACGCTCAGAAACAATTGGAT ACCCTTTTCCCTGGTCAGTGGTTGTCGGAGGTTAGTGCAGATTGCTACAAGGTTCCTGATGAAGCTGAGACTGGCAAG AGGTAG
- the LOC108325720 gene encoding uncharacterized protein LOC108325720, with amino-acid sequence MPRKASPFFHKVSLHLLRLSLLIHRLRKPILPKLLKRFKKCQELKLLKHSEYGEYQFSASTTPLIPGYHRNQFKNRVQPPLCSFLYLYWCLGNFQVERSGECQLALEPFEIGDETSLVQDLFECGSGDEGESVDQKAEKFIQSFYQQMRMQRQESF; translated from the coding sequence ATGCCCAGAAAAGCATCACCCTTTTTCCACAAAGTCTCCCTTCATCTCCTCAGACTCTCTCTTCTCATCCACAGATTAAGAAAACCCATATTGCCAAAGCTCCTCAAGAGGTTCAAGAAGTGTCAGGAGTTGAAGCTCCTGAAGCACTCTGAGTATGGAGAGTACCAGTTCTCCGCTTCAACAACTCCCCTCATTCCTGGTTACCATCGAAACCAGTTCAAGAACAGGGTCCAACCACCTCTGTGTTCTTTCTTGTATCTGTATTGGTGCCTTGGCAACTTCCAAGTAGAACGAagtggggagtgccagctggcATTGGAACCCTTTGAAATTGGAGATGAAACAAGCCTAGTTCAGGATTTGTTTGAGTGTGGTTCAGGGGATGAAGGTGAATCGGTTGATCAGAAGGCTGAGAAGTTCATCCAGAGTTTCTACCAGCAGATGAGAATGCAGAGGCAGGAATCGTTCTAG